A genomic region of Xiphophorus couchianus chromosome 9, X_couchianus-1.0, whole genome shotgun sequence contains the following coding sequences:
- the LOC114151525 gene encoding N-acetyllactosaminide beta-1,3-N-acetylglucosaminyltransferase 3-like: MRKIKARIFFFVGALGLLAFPFFMYSDHQKTFQKNTAENNRQKKTRIKNISYIHSWEKCQQNLTAANITGFSNLPQNIKDFLFYCHCRHFPMLLDLPDKCGGAEKSGDVFLLLVIKSSPANYERREVLRKTWGKERLYNGMSIRRIFISGVSGDSYEKERLNNLLKLEQQEHRDVLQWDFSDTFYNLTLKQILFLEWMERNCPNARFLLNGDDDVFAHTDNMVVYLQSLKENNGSRHLFTGHLIQNVGPIRAAGSKYFIPVQVQKSDTYPPYCGGGGFLLSGYTAMLIYRMSKSIPVLPIDDVYMGMCLAKAGLGPSSHMSVKTAGLHIPSNKVDNFSPCFYKDILLVHRFLPAQMYLMWHSIQNPKLKCDDT; encoded by the coding sequence ATGAGAAAAATCAAGGCAAGAATCTTCTTCTTTGTTGGAGCCCTTGGCCTGCTGGCTTTCCCTTTCTTTATGTACTCTGATCATCAGAAAACTTTCCAGAAGAACACTGCTGAGaacaacagacaaaaaaagacacgCATCAAAAACATCTCTTACATACACTCTTGGGAAAAATGCCAGCAAAATCTGACTGCAGCCAACATCACAGGCTTCTCAAATCTTCCTCAGAATATCAAAGACTTTCTCTTCTATTGTCACTGTCGACATTTCCCCATGCTGCTGGATCTCCCTGATAAATGTGGAGGAGCTGAGAAATCGGGAGACGTTTTCCTTCTGCTGGTCATCAAAAGCTCCCCGGCCAACTACGAACGGCGGGAGGTGCTGCGGAAAACATGGGGTAAAGAGAGGTTATACAACGGCATGTCGATTCGAAGGATCTTCATTTCCGGAGTTTCAGGTGACAgttatgaaaaagaaagactGAACAATCTCCTGAAACTGGAGCAACAGGAGCACAGAGATGTCCTCCAGTGGGACTTCAGTGACACGTTTTACAACCTCACTTTGAAGCAAATACTGTTCCTGGAATGGATGGAAAGAAACTGTCCGAATGCTCGCTTCCTCCTGAATGGGGACGACGATGTGTTTGCCCACACAGACAACATGGTTGTGTATCTGCAAAGCCTCAAGGAAAATAATGGGAGCAGGCATCTCTTCACTGGTCATCTGATCCAGAATGTGGGGCCCATCAGAGCAGCAGGGAGCAAATATTTTATCCCAGTTCAAGTTCAGAAATCAGACACATACCCTCCGTATTGTGGCGGAGGGGGCTTCCTTCTGTCAGGATACACAGCAATGCTTATATACCGCATGTCCAAATCCATACCAGTTCTTCCCATCGATGATGTTTACATGGGGATGTGTCTGGCCAAAGCCGGACTTGGCCCGTCCTCACACATGAGTGTGAAGACAGCGGGGCTGCACATTCCCTCCAACAAAGTAGACAACTTCAGTCCGTGCTTCTATAAAGACATTTTGCTGGTGCACAGATTCCTCCCAGCTCAGATGTACCTGATGTGGCACAGCATACAGAACCCAAAACTAAAATGTGATGACACTTAG
- the LOC114150430 gene encoding N-acetyllactosaminide beta-1,3-N-acetylglucosaminyltransferase 3-like, with translation MRSFSRGTIAVPFVLGVIFMVIYFYRYSADFTNYNFFSRPVTDVFNNDNQSETVTKLHTQEVLVPKCEANMSVADIKDFSSLPDALKNFLYYRHCRTFPLLLDLPDKCGRDNRYKEVFLLLVIKSSPLNYDRREVLRKTWAKERLHKGMWIRRIFILGTSGTGNEKKKLNRLLTEEQKDFNDILQWDFNDMFYNLTLKQMLFYGWMERNCPNARFLLNGDDDVFAHTDNMMEYLRNLPDNDGSKHLFTGYVFLDGKVVRWSGSKYFIPVQIQESNTYLPYCGGGGYLLSGYTAMVIYRMSQSIPIHPIDDAYMGMCLSKAGLSPSSHSGVKTLGINIPSEGPDNLEACYLRDLLLVHRFLPADMYLMWKEVHDPHLKCDP, from the exons ATGAG GAGTTTTAGTAGAGGAACCATTGCAGTTCCCTTTGTGCTGGGAGTTATTTTTATGGTCATTTACTTCTATCGGTACAGTGCTGACTTTACaaactacaatttcttcagcCGCCCAGTGACTGACGTCTTTAACAATGACAATCAATCAGAAACTGTCACCAAATTACACACACAGGAAGTTTTAGTTCCAAAATGTGAAGCAAACATGTCGGTTGCTGACATAAAAGACTTCAGCTCTCTTCCTGATGCTCTAAAAAATTTCTTGTACTACCGCCACTGCCGTACTTTTCCCCTGTTGCTAGACCTGCCAGACAAGTGTGGAAGAGATAACAGGTACAAAGAAGTCTTCCTTCTACTTGTCATCAAAAGCTCTCCTTTGAATTATGACCGTCGGGAAGTACTACGTAAAACCTGGGCCAAAGAGAGGCTCCATAAAGGTATGTGGATTCGTCGGATATTCATCTTAGGAACATCAGGTACTGGTAAcgagaagaaaaagctaaacaGATTACTGACAGAGGAACAAAAGGACTTCAATGACATCCTCCAGTGGGATTTCAATGACATGTTTTACAACCTCACACTGAAACAAATGCTATTTTACGGGTGGATGGAGAGAAACTGTCCAAATGCTCGCTTCCTGCTTAACGGCGACGACGATGTGTTTGCCCACACTGACAACATGATGGAATATCTCCGAAACCTCCCTGACAATGATGGAAGCAAGCACCTTTTCACTGGCTACGTGTTTCTGGACGGAAAGGTCGTCAGGTGGTCGGGAAGCAAATATTTCATTCCAGTCCAGATTCAGGAGTCAAACACATACCTACCTTACTGTGGAGGAGGGGGATACCTTCTGTCCGGCTACACGGCTATGGTGATATACAGGATGTCACAGTCCATACCCATCCACCCCATCGATGATGCTTACATGGGGATGTGTCTGTCCAAAGCAGGACTTTCACCTTCTTCTCACAGCGGTGTGAAAACATTAGGGATAAATATACCATCTGAAGGACCAGACAATCTTGAAGCTTGCTATTTGAGAGATCTTCTATTAGTACACAGATTTCTACCAGCTGATATGTATCTAATGTGGAAAGAAGTTCATGATCCACATTTGAAATGTGACCCCTGA